CGCTCGGGCGTGCGATTGTGCGGTGGACGACACTTGACCGCATTGGCGATATAGACGTCCTTGCCACGCTCGAGACCGAGCGCGGACAGCATGTTGTCGAGCAGGCGCCCCGCCTGGCCGACGAAGGGTTCGCCGCGTTGATCCTCTTCCGCCCCCGGCCCCTCGCCGACCAGCATCCAGCCCGCGTGGCGGTCACCGACCCCGGGCACCGCCTGCCGGCGGCGCTCGCACAGCCCACAGGCCCGACAGCTGTGGATGTCGCTCTCCAGAGCCTCCCAGTCGAGGGTGGCGATGCGGGCCGCACGCTCGCCTTGCCCGGCAACCACGGGGGCGGCGACGGTCTTCGTGGCGGGCACGCCGGACGAGCCACTGGCGGGTACGGCGGACGGCGCGGATGGATGGGCAGGCCGATTGGCCATTGCCTGCGGTGCAGGAGCGCGCAAGCGCGACTCAACCGCCGCCGGCGGTGACGCCGCAGGTGTTCGATCCGGGGCGTCGGGATAGCCCGACGGAGCTGCGGCCTCGGCCTCGGCGAACGCCGGGCCCGCCGATTCGCGCGCCCGCAGACGCCAGATCGGCCCGAGGCCCATCTCGCGCAGCGCGGCGTCGCGCCAGGAAGACGTGCGCGCGCCCATCACAGCACCCGCCGCATCACGATCGCGTCCTCGCGTGCGCTGCCAGCCGGGTAGTAAGCACGCCGGCGTCCGATCTCCTCGAATCCCATGCGCTGGTAGAGCCGCAGCGCTGCAGCGTTCGACGGTCTCACCTCGAGGTAGAAGGTTTCAGCCCCGCCTTCGCGCGCCTCTCCGCACAACCACGCCATGAAACTCTGCCCGAGCCCCTGGCCCTGCGCCGACGCGACGATGCCGATGTCGAGCAGGTGCGCTTCGTCGAGCACCTTGAGCACGATCGCGTAGCCGACCGTATCGTCGCCGTGGCGCATGATCCAGGCGTCGTGCCCGGCAGCGAGCGAATCAGCAAAATTGCCGCGCGACCAGGGATAAGCGTGCAGCTCCGCCTCGCGCGCCGCGACCCAGTCGAGGTCTTCGGCACGCATCGCGACGAAGGACAGCTCGGGCATCAGGCCCGTCCCCCGCGCGCGAGTCGCTCGGCGGTGGTCATGGCCACCTTGTCGCGCACGTACAGCGGCGCGGCCCGCTCGGGCGGCACCAGCAGGCCCCGCGTCACCGCCGTCGCCGCCAAGCGCGCAACCTCGTCCGCGCGCGGCACCGCCTCTGGCCGGCACCCCGTGAGGCGCCCCAGATGACGGGCGCCGAGCTCCTCGGGCCAGACCTGGAACGCCGAGCCCGCGGCAAACCAGTCCCCGGTGGGCAGTTCGACGTCGAGCGGCGCGCTGCACCGGACACTGCCCACAAGCGCGGGCATGCCATCCGCGTCGCGTGCAAATGCCGC
This region of Thauera sp. JM12B12 genomic DNA includes:
- a CDS encoding uracil-DNA glycosylase, producing the protein MGARTSSWRDAALREMGLGPIWRLRARESAGPAFAEAEAAAPSGYPDAPDRTPAASPPAAVESRLRAPAPQAMANRPAHPSAPSAVPASGSSGVPATKTVAAPVVAGQGERAARIATLDWEALESDIHSCRACGLCERRRQAVPGVGDRHAGWMLVGEGPGAEEDQRGEPFVGQAGRLLDNMLSALGLERGKDVYIANAVKCRPPHNRTPERDELAACLPYLDRQIELVRPQLLIALGRPAAQALLDREVAISAARGKRFERQGIPVVVTYHPAYLLRNPQDKAKAWEDLCFARRLMAELAR
- the rimI gene encoding ribosomal protein S18-alanine N-acetyltransferase — protein: MPELSFVAMRAEDLDWVAAREAELHAYPWSRGNFADSLAAGHDAWIMRHGDDTVGYAIVLKVLDEAHLLDIGIVASAQGQGLGQSFMAWLCGEAREGGAETFYLEVRPSNAAALRLYQRMGFEEIGRRRAYYPAGSAREDAIVMRRVL